The sequence CGTCCAAAGCCATATGCGCAAGGCCTTTCGTCAAAACCCCAAGTTATTCGAAGGTTATTCACAAAATACGGTGTAACGCGAGGGAAATATCAACCCGATTGCGTGCCACCTGCGACATTCTGCACCTTATAGAATGCGAGGAGGATACCCCATGAAAATCGGATGCCCAACCGAGATCAAGCCACAAGAATTCCGCGTCGGCATGACGCCCAATGCCGCGCAAGAGGCTGTAGCCCACGGTCATGACGTCATCATTCAATCGGGCGCCGGTTTGGGCGCCGGGTTCGAGGATGCCGCTTATGAGGCGGCTGGCGCCAAGATCATCGACACCGCCGAGGAAGTCTTTGCCACGGCCGACATGATTGTGAAAGTCAAAGAACCCCAAGCAGTCGAACGCAAGATGCTGCGCGAAGGCCAGCTTCTGTTTACCTATCTTCACCTCGCACCCGACCCCGCCCAAACCCGTGACCTGCTTGAATCCGGCTGTACGGCCATTGCCTATGAAACAGTGACCGATGATCGTGGCGGCCTGCCGCTGCTGGCGCCCATGTCTGAGGTTGCCGGCCGTCTGGCGCCGCAGGTGGGGGCCTATACCCTGCAAAAGGCCAATGGTGGCCGTGGTGTTTTGATGGGCGGCGTGCCCGGCGTCGGCCCGGCGAAGGTTCTGGTCATTGGCGGCGGTGTCGTGGGCACCCACTCTGCCCGTATCGCGGCAGGTATGGGCGCGGATGTGACCGTGCTCGACCGTTCGCTGCCGCGCCTGCGGTACCTTGATGATGTCTTTGGCGACACGTTCAACACCGGCTATTCCTCGGCGGGCCTTCTGGCCGAGCATCTGGAAGAGGCCGACATGGTCATCGGTGCGGTCCTCATTCCCGGGGCCGAGGCGCCCAAGCTGGTGCGCCGTGATCAGTTCCCCAGCATGAAACCGGGTGCGGTTCTGGTGGACGTTGCAATCGACCAGGGCGGCTGCTTCGAGACCTCAAAGGCGACCACCCACGCCGACCCGATCTATGAGGTTGATGGCATCATGCACTACTGCGTGGCCAACATGCCCGGTGCTGTTGCGCGCACCTCGACGATTGCGCTTGGCAACGCCACGATGCCCTTCATGCTGGCCTTGGCCGACAAAGGGTGGAAACAGGCCTGTGCCGACGATCCGCACTTGCTGAACGGTTTGAACGTCCACGCCGGGCAGTTGACCTATTACGCCGTGGGCAAGGCCCTTGGGATCGACGTGATCTCGCCGCAAATGCTTGTCAAAGGATAAGATAAATTTCCGGGCCCCCATGCGGGGCCCGGTTACTTTTGGGCCGACTCAAGTGCAGGTCGCAGCAGGCGGAGCACTTCTTCACTGTGCGAATAGGCAAGCGCATGGCCCGCGCCTTCAATGACGTCATGTTCTGCCCTGCGGTTCCACTCGGCCAGTTTGCCCATCCCAGAGATCGGAATCACATCATCATCGCGCCCCCAGATCGCCAGAACCGGCAGGCCGCATTCGGCAATCGTGCGATGCTCCTCCTCAAGGTCGCGGTCCAAAATCCCCCGCATAGAAGCCAGAACCGCCCCCCGAAACCCGCGGTACCGCAGTTCATTCTGCTGCCGATCCACGATATCCGGCACGCTTGAGGGCATGTCGCGCTCGGTCTCGGTCCCCTTGCGGAAAGACCGGCCATACATCGCCATGAAAAGCCACCGCCCAAAGCCGCCGTAATTCACCACCAAGCGCGCCACAGGGCCAAGATCATGCCCCATCCCTGCCGGAGCCAGCAGGATCAGCTTTTTCAGCCGCTCAGGGTGCTGCGCCGCATAGCAGGCCCCGATCGCGCCACCCATGGAGTAACCGATAAGCGTAAACCGATCAGCTACCTCAAGATGCGCCAGCAATTCCTCAAGTTGTGCTGTAAAATAGCCCCCCTCCTGCGCCCCACGGGGCCGGTCTGAATACCCGCGCCCATACAGGTCATAGGTCAACACCCGATAGCCCGCCTCGGCCAACCGGGGGGCGATCCCTTCCCAGACAAAGGATGGCGTTGTCAGGCCGTGAACGCAGACGACCAATGGCCCACCTTCCGGGCCAAGCCATTGATAGTGCGTCACTCCGCGCGACAGTTCCGCAAACTCACCGGGTGCGGACTGCCGGGCCGATGGCCCCATGCGCGGGCGCAAAACCTCGGCCACCGTGGGCGCCAGAATCACCCCCGCCAGACCGGCAAAAAACCACTCGATCATTGCGCGTTCTGCCACGCATCAAGGATGTAGCGGCTTGTCATCAGGTCCAGATGCGCGCCGCCGCCATTCTTGAACAGAGTGATCTCGTCTTCGCTTTGCCGGGTGAATTTTTCAGGTTCATAATGATCGGCCAGAAGGTCATCGCGGGTGATTGTCCCAGCCTCAAGCGGGATCTTGATCTCGCCTATATGGCCTACTGTGGTGTCATAGCTGTCCACGAATATACGTACCCGCTTGATGCCCTCATCATCCACCTCGCGCATATCCGGGCGGTAGGCCCCGATCACATCGATATGCTGACCCGGTTGGAACCATTCTCCCTTCAGGACCGGTTCGGTCGACATGGTGGCCGAGGTGACGATATCGGCATCCTTGACCGCGCGTTCCAGATCATCCGCCACCCGCAGGCCCGGGCAATCCTCGCACATGGCTTCGGCATTGGCGCGGGTGCGGTTCCAGACGCGGAAGCGCGCCTTGGGGAAGGCGGCCTGATAGGCCTCGAATAGCGACCGGCCCACGGTTCCGGCACCCACGATCAGGATGTTTTCGCTGTCGGGGCGGGCCAGTTTGCGCGCGGCAAACAGGCTATCGCCCGCCGTCTTCCACTTGGTCACAAGATGAAAGTCTACAAGTGCGGCCAGTGTGCCGTCTTTGTCCGAATACAGGTTCACCGCGCCGTTGATCATCGGATCCCCCTTGCCGGGGTTCCCGGGAAAGATCGTGGCGGTTTTCACGGCCATGCCCATTCCGTCGATCCAGGCCGCGCGCGACAAAAGGGTATCGGGATCGCGGTAGAGGAAGGTATCGCCGATCTCGGCCTTGGGCAGTTTGTGACCGGCCTCAAAGGCATCGCAGAGGCCAAGCCAATCAAGGTGTTTCTGGCCCTCGTCGAATGGAATGATCGTGATGCTCATTGTGCTTCGTCCTTTGTCAGCAGTCCCTGTTTCACCAGACAATGCGCCCATCCTTCCGGGCCGTCAAACAAGTGGGTCTGCCAGCCACGCGCCTGCGCGGCTGCGATATTGTCGTGCCGGTCATCGGTGAACAGGAGGGTGTCCGGAGAAAGCCCGCAATCCGCCTCGACGGCGGCATAGATGGCGGCGTCTGGCTTGATCATCCCCATCTGTCCTGAAATGTAGTGCCGGTCGAACTCTTCCAGAAAGGGGTATTTGGCGACACTTACGGGGAAGTTTTCAGCCCCGAAATTCGACAGGGCGAAAACAGGAATGCCCTTAGTTCGTAATTGTCTCAATAGATGCACGCTCAGCGGGATGGCAGGGCTTGCCACATCGGCCCAGTTGTCGCGGATCATCATGATTGCATCGTGCCAATCTGCATGGGCTTGTGCGGTGCCCTCAACCACTTGGTCAAAGGCATGTCCCGCATCAATCCGGTTCATCATGCTGTGGATATCGACCTCGGAAAACATCGCCCGGGTGCGCTCTTCGCCGATGTGGTAGGCGAAGTAGCGCTCGGGTTGCCATTCGATCAGGACGTTGCCGATATCGAAGATCACCGCGTTGATGGGCATAGCTATCTCCGCCGCGGGGCCTTGCCCGCCAATGTGTCATCCTTAACCGACTCGCGCCAAAGCAGATAAAGACCCGATCCAATGATCAAGGCAATCCCGATCCATGCCGTGGGTGCGGGCCAAGTGCCGAACACCGTCACCCCCCACATGATCGCCATCGGCATCGCGACATATTCAAAAGGCGCAGCAAAGGCAGCCTCGGAAAGGCGGTAGGCCTGAGATATAAAAAAGCCCCCCATGACGCCGCTGAGGCCCAGCATGAAGAGGACGGGCCAATCTTCGGCCATGACTGGCCCCCATGCCCGTAACAGGAATGACAGTGAAGGATGCGTCTCGGTGGCATAGGCCCCATGCCCGAGTGTCAGACCGAAACCCGCACTGGCGATGATAAAGGTCACCTGGATGTAAAAGGCCATTGTGGCTGCACTTTCCGTGCCTCCGATCTTGCGTGCGACGATGTGGATCACCGCGTAAAGCATAGCCGCCAGCATAGGCAGTAGCGAGGCGATCTGAAACGCCGAGGTGCCCGGTTTCACGATCACAAGGACGCCCATGAACCCGACGGCAATCGCCGCCCACCGGCGCATTCCTACGGTCTCGCCCAGAAACACCACCGAGAATACGGTAATCACCAAGGGCGAGATGAAGAACACCGCTACCGCATCTGCAATCGGCATCGCGGCAAGGCCCAGAAACAGGCACATATTGGCAATGACGACACAGACGCCACGTAGCAAATGCATTTTTAGGCGCCGGGTGCGCATCACTTTGAACCCGCCGCTCAGCGGCATGATCACGGCCAGCATAACGAGCGTCCCAATGGATGAGCGAATGAAAATCACCTGATGCAGGGCATAAGTGTCTGACAGGAACTTGATACCCACGTCGTTGAGCGAAAAACACATGACAGCCATAAGTGCGAAAAGCGCACCTGTCAGGTTTGATTGCTGGACGGTCGCGGGGATCATAACAGGCCTCTGGGTTCAGCCGGAGGCGGCGCGTACGGCCCTCTCCAGCGCGTCCAGAAAACGGGAGCGGTCAGCCTTTGTAAACCCCTTGCCGCCACCCTGCCGAAAGGGATCGGCGGCGCGCAGATCGGCCATCAGGTCACGGGTGGCAAGCACCTGTCCTATGTTGCGCTCGGTCAGGGCCTCGCCGTTGTGTTTCAACACCTGTGCACCGGCTTCGATGCATTTCGCGGCCAGTGGTATATCTCCGGTGATCACCACGTCTCCCGGTCCGGCGCGGTCCGCGATCCATTGGTCGGCCACATCGGGGCCTTCCGGCACAATCACCGTATCGACCAGAGGGTTTTGCGAGGGGCGTAAACCGCCGTTCGACACGATGAAAATATGTAATCCATGACGGGTGCCCACCTTCTCCACTTCGGCCTTCACCGGGCAGGCGTCGGCATCGACATAGATGCTCACTTTTTGGCCTTCTTGGCTTTTCCCTCGTCGCGTTTGACCTTGTATTCCTCGGGAATGGGCATGCGGTTGAAGGCATCCAGACCGGCGATCTTGTACGCTTCGGCCAGCGTGGGGTAATTGAAAGTGTTCTGCACGAAGTAATCCACCGTGCCCTTCAGGTTCAGGACCGCCTGCGCGATGTGAATCAGCTCGGTCGCGCCTTCGCCTACGATCTGCACGCCCAGAACCCGGCGGGTCTTGAGCGAGAACAGCATTTTCAACATGCCGTGTTCCAGCCCCATGATGTGCCCGCGTGAGGTTTCGCGGAACCGGGCAATGCCCACCTCATAGGGAATGCCGCGTTCCTGCATTTCTTCTTCGGACATGCCGCAGGTGGAAATTTCGGGTACCGAGTAGATGCCATAAGGGAACCAGGGGCTTTCCGGCAATGTCGGCGTGTCAAGCGCATGGCAGGCCGCAACGCGCCCCTGTTGAAGCGAGGTGGAGGCCAACGAGGGGTGCCCGATCACATCGCCGGTGGCATAGATATGCGGCACGCTGGTTTGATAGGTCTTGCGGTTCACCTCAAGTCGTCCACGGTGGTCGGTCTCAAGCCCCGCGGCAGCCACGTCCAATTTGTCGGTCGCGCCCATACGCCCGGCGGCAAAGAGCAGCATTTCCGACCGTACGTGGCGACCGTTGGCCAAGGAAACCTCAACGTGACTTCCGCCATCCTCGACCTTCTCGATGGCTGAGCCAAGCCTCAGATCTACGCCGTTTTCACGAATTTGGTGGGTGAATTCCTCGATTAGCCGACGGTCAATGAAATCCAGAAAACTGTCGCGTGGTTCGATCAATGTTACCCTCACATCGAGGGCCGAGAACATCGTGGCATATTCCACGCCGATCACGCCCGCGCCCACGACGATCAGGCTACGGGGGATTTGCGCCAGTTCGAGAAACTCGTCGCTGTCGACAATGGTTGTGCCATTGAAGGGGATATTGTCGGGCCGGTAGGTTTTGGTGCCCGTCGCGATCAGGAACTTGTCGCCGGAAACCTTTGTGACCTCGCCCGCATCGGTATCGACTTCGACCTCTGTCGGGCTGACAAAGCGCGCCATGCCGCTCAGGGTATCGACGTGGTTTCGGTTGAACTGATGCTCCAGCACATCCACCTCGTAGTCCAAGGTCATGTGCAGCCGTGATTTCAGGTCCCCCGCGCCGATATCATCTTTCACGCGATAGGATTGCCCGTAAAAACTCCGCTCACGCCAACCAGACAGGTTCAGCACGGTTTCACGCAGGGTTTTCGAGGGGATCGTCCCGGTATGCACCGAAACCCCGCCAAGACGATCCTTGCGGTCGATGACCAGTACACGGCGCTTGAGTTTGCCGGCCTGGATTGCGGCCGCACGTCCCGAAGGGCCGGAACCGATAATGATCAGGTCGTAATGTGACATGGCTTACCCCGCATAAAGCGCTTCGGCGTGGAAGCTGATGTGATCTTCCATGAAGCTCGACACAAAGAAATAGCTGTGGTCATAGCCCGGTTGCATGCGCAGGGTCGCTTGCTGGCGTTTTTCGGCGCAGGCGGCGGCCAGGGCTTCGGGGCGCAAAAGGTCGATGAACTGATCCTGCGTGCCGGTATCTACAAGAACGGGGCCGTCAAAGCCACGTTCGCGCATCAGGATGCTTGCGTCATGCGCGGCCCATTGGCTTTCGTTATCGCCAAGGTAGGCGGAAAACTGTTTGCGGCCCCAGTCACTCGCGGTCGGGTTCGAGATCGGGGAGAAAGCCGAGACGCTGGTATAACGACCGGGTAGAGACATCGCCAAGGTCAGCGCGCCGTGCCCGCCCATGGAGTGGCCGGTGATGGCTTGGCGGTCTTCGTCAATGGCGAAGTTTGCGGTCAGCACGCGGGGTAGTTCGTCGGCAATATAGTCCCACATCCGAAAATGCGGCTTCCACGGATCTTGGGTGGCATTGACGTAAAAGCCAGCGCCTTGGCCCAGATCATAGGCCTCGTCATTGGCCACGCCTTCGCCACGTGGTGAGGTGTCGGGAAAGCACAGGGCGATCCCCTGCTCGGCGGCCCAACCTTGGGCGGCGGCCTTGGTCATCGCGTTTTCATGGGTGCAGGTTAGTCCCGATAGATACCAAAGCACAGGCACCGGACCATCCTTGGCCTCCGCAGGCAGGAAAAGGCCAAAGGTCATGTCGCAGGAGCAGGCCTCGGATTTATGAGTATAGACGCCTTGAACCCCGCCGAAACAGGCGTTTTCCGATACGGTTTCCATGATGCAATCCCTTTCGCGATGGATGTTTGGCCCGACAGTCACCACGGCGCGGGCCACATGGCAACCCCATAGACGGCAATCGTCAATAAAGTCCCGACACCCAGCCGATAATTAGCGAAACAGTGGCAACGGCCAATGTCGTGGAGATCAGGATCGAGGCTGAAACCCGCTGTGGCGCCACGCCATAGTGACTGGCGAGGATGAAGACGTTTCCAGCCACAGGCAGGGCCGCAGCCGCGACCATCACTGCGGCTGAATAGGGCGCGACGGGAAAAAGTATCAGGGCCGAGAGCGCTACAAAGGCAGGGTGCAGCACCAGTTTGCAGAATGACAGCCAGCCGGCCACGAAGGGCCGCTCGGCGGATTTCGAGGCCAGCGAGGCGCCGATGGCAAAAAGGGCTCCGGGTGTTGCAGCTCCGCCTAGAATGCTCACAAACTGGTTCATAGGGTCCGGGATCGGCAAGTTGAGCGCCGACCACGCCAGCCCAAGAACAATCGAAACGATCATCGGGTTCTTGAGTAATCCAATCCCTACGGTTCGCAGGATGCCAAAGCTCATACGGCCATCCCGAGACCCGGTGATAAGGATCACCACGAGTGAACCAAAAACGATCAAATCCACGGCGAGAACCATCATCACCGGCCCAATCGCGGCCTGGCCCATCAAGAGAACCAGCATCGGCACGCCAAGGAAACCCACGTTGCCGATCACCGCGCATTGCGCCTCGATCGCGGCCTCCTCGACGCTGACGCGGCGCAGGAGGGCGACCATGGTGGCCAACCCGTAAACAAAGGCCGTACCCCAAAGGTAAGCCATGACAAACCGCCAATCGAGAACCTCGCTCATGGATAGGTTGGCGGAAAAGCGAAACAGCATGGCCGACAGCGCGAAGTAGAACACGAACTTAGTCAGCCAAGCGGTCGCTTCCTCACTGAAGAAGCCCGTACGCCCGGCGCCATAGCCCAACCCGATGATCAGGAAGAACGGCAGTGTTTGTAGAAAAATATCCAGCATCTGCCGCTTGTTAGCATCTGGCAGCTAATGGTCAATCACCGGATGCTATCCACTGCCGATCAAAACGCCCGCGGCAAAGACAAGTGCACCACCCAAAACCACCTGAAATGCAGCCCGGAAAAAGGGTGTTTCCATGAATTTGTTCTGTATCCAGGCAATGGCCCAAAGTTCGACGAAGACCACGAAGATCGCGATAATGGTGGCTGTCCAGAAATCCGGAATCAGGTAGGGTAGCGCGTGACCGAGGCCACCCACGGTTGTCATGATGCCCGAAGCAAAGCCACGTTTGAGCGGGCTGCCGCGCCCTGACAGTTCGCCATCATCGCTAGCGGCCTCAGTGAAACCCATCGAAATTCCGGCCCCGACCGACGCGGCAAGACCCACAAGGAAAGTGGTCCATGTATCTTGCGTCGCAAAGGCGGTGGCGAAGATCGGTGCGAGGGTCGAGACCGAGCCATCCATCAGGCCTGCAAGGCCCGGCTGTACCCATGTCAAAACGAACTGGCGCTTTGAGACCTCGGCCTCGGTATCGCGGGCCTCTTCATCCAGATGTGCATGCTCAAGCTCACCGGCGCGGTCTTGGTGGCCGGCTTCGGCCGCAGCCAGATCACCCAGAAGTTTGCGGGTTGCGGCATCGCTCGTGCGTTGCGCGGCCTTGAGGTAAAACGCCTCGGCGTCGCGCTCCATCATTTCCGCTTCTGCGCGGATGCGGTTGATCCCGAGGTTTTCAACCAACCAAACGGGCCGTCGGGCATAGAAGCCGGCCACATGCTCGCGCCGGATCAGAGGGATCACGTCGCCAAAACGGGCCTTGTGAAGGTCGATCAAGGATTGCCTGTGCCCGTCCTCTTCTTCGGCCATGCCGTCGAATACCTTGGCCGTATCGGGAAAATCGGGGCGCAGCCGTTCGGCATAGCTCCGATAAATGCGGGCGTCGTCTTCTTCGGATGAAATGGCGAGGGCAAGGATCTCTTGTTCGCTCAGATCAGAGAAGCGGCGGCGAGAGGAAACTCCTGGGATCATGGTCTACTCCTTAGAACGGTTCTAAAATACTTGCCGTCATCGGAAATGCAATGCCATTAACCAAACTAATTAGTTCAGAAATGCCTTGAAAAGTGAACCGAATGGTTTAGTTTGTATCTAAACGAATCAGTTTAGATGGAGATGAGCGATGAAAAACCTCTTGATGGCTCTTTGCCTAGTGTCCCTCGCTGCGCCAACAGCGGCAATGAGTATTGATACATCTACGCTGACGCCGACACTGACCTACCCCGAGCCCGTCTCGGAACCTGTCACCAAGGATAACAGCGGCATGTCCAAGTAAGTCGTTGAACCGCCTGTGTCATTCCGTGACGGCGGGCTTGCGAATGACCCCTCGAGCCGATTAAACTGTTTCGGCTCGGGGAGGGTCCGCATGACGGCAGAGTCCGCAGAAATCAAAAAAGGCCGAAAGTTCGAACAAGTCCTTAATGGGGCGCGCGAGGTTTTCATGCGCGACGGGTTCGAGGGGGCCAGCGTGGACGACATCGCCAAGGTGGCGGGGGTGTCGAAGGCAACGCTATACAGCTATTTCCCCGACAAGAGATTGCTGTTTTCTGAAGTGGCCAAGGCCGAATGTAACCGGCAAGCAGATGGTGCGACGGCAGAGATTGACATCGACGCGCCCGTTGAAGTGAACCTTGCTGCGGCCGCACGGCATCTAGTGGGTTTTTTCCTGTCGGATTTCGGCAGTCAGGTCTTTCGTATCTGCGTGTCCGAAGCGCACCGCTTTCCTGATTTGGGCAAGCGGTTTTACGCTTCTGGGCCGGCCTTGGTGCGCGAGCGCATGATCCCAGTTCTGAAATCTTATGCGGACAAGGGGGAGCTTGAGATCGAGGATTACGAATTGGCGGTCAATCAATTCGCCGAGCTATGTAAATCAGACTTGTTCGTGCGCAAGCTGTGCGGTTTGCAAAGCGATTTTTCCCAAGAGGACGTGGATCGAGTCATCGAAGGTGCGGTCGAGATGTTCGTTGCACGCTACGGGACAAGGTCGAAAACCTGATTTGGTGGCGCCATGTTTTGGCGCCACCGTTGTTCTTGTGGCCCTCAGATGCCGACTTCGACAACTGCCTTGGCTAGGACCGGTACGGTATCCTTGTTCAGGCCCGCGATATTGAGGCGCGAATCCCCAACCATGTAAATCCCGTGATCGGCGCGCAGTTTTTCGACCTGATCAGGCGATGCGCCGAGGCGTGAGAACATACCGCGGTGTTGCGCGAGAAAGCCAAAGCGATCCGAGCCAGAGAGTTTCTGCAATTCATCCGCCAATTGTGTGCGCAGGCTCAGCATACCTTTGCGAACCTCTTCCAGTTCCGCTTTCCAATCCGCGCGCAGGTCATCGTCGTTCAACACGATGCCAACCAGCCGCGCGCCATGATCGGGCGGGAAGGAGTAGTTCTGCCGATTGAGGTAGGCAAGATTTCCTTGGGCAATCGCCTGCATCGACTTGTCCTGCGCCACCGCCATCAGAAGGCCCGTGCGTTCGCGGTAAATCCCGAAGTTCTTGGAGCAACTGGCCGCGATCAGGGTCTCAGGGCAGCCCGCGGCGACAGCGCGCGTGGCGGCGGCATCTTCGTCCAGACCATCACCAAAGCCTTGATAGGCGATGTCGATCATCGGGATCGCGCCTTTTTCGTTCATCAGGTCGATCACGGCCTTGAACTCGACCATGTTCAGGTTGGCCCCGGTGGGGTTGTGGCAGCAGCCGTGCAGCAAGACGACATCGCCTTTGCGCACTTGGCCCAGATCTTCCATCATCCCGCCGAAATTGACCCCGCCCGAGGCGTTGTCGAAATAGCGGTACATGATGGTTTCCATGCCCAGATACTTGAGAATGCTCAGGTGGTTGGGCCATGTCGGATCAGAGACAAAAACGCGTGCCTCGGGGTTGGCCATGCGAACCAGTTCAAACGCCTGACGCACCGCGCCGGTGCCGCCTGGTGTGGCAACGGCAGAAAACTGGTCGCGCGCGACGCTGTTGCCCAGAACAAGATTGATCATCGCATCGGTAAAGGCCGGGTCCCCCGCAAGGCCGGTATAGGCCTTTGTGGTTTCCTCGTCCCACCAGCGGCGCTCGGCCTCTTTCACGGCGCGCATGATCGGAGTCACGCCCTGCGGGTTTTTGTAGACGCCGACGCCAAGGTCGATCTTGGTGTCGCGCGGATCGTCCTTGTAGGCCTGCATCAGGGCAAGGATCTTGTCTTTGGGTTGTTCCTTGAGGTGTTCGAACATCAGTCGTCTCCGGTGGCGACGGGCACGGTGGGGAAAGCCCCCCATTCTGTCCATGATCCGTCATAAAGCGCGTGATCGATCTTGCCGACGCGTTCAAGCGCAAGATTGACAATCGCCGCGGTTACGCCAGAACCGCAGCTTGTGATCGCGGGTTTACCCATGTCGACGCCCGAGGCGTCGAACACGGCGCGCAGATCGTCGGAGGATTTCATTGTCCCATCATCGTTCAGAAGGTCGCGATAATATACGTTCTTGGACCGCGGAATATGGCCACTACGCAGCCCCTCGCGGGGTTCGGGAACGTCTCCGCGGAAGCGTTCGGGTGAACGCGCATCGAGTATTTCGTAATCGCCCAGCTTTGAAGCCGCGGACACCTGCGTCACGTCTTTGACCATCTGGTTCTGGCGGCGGACGGTCATGTGCCTGTCGCGCACGATCGGCGGCATATCTTCGACCGGGTGACCATCAGCTTGCCACTTGGGCAGGCCCCCGTCCAGAACGGCGATGTTATCCTGCCCCATAAGGCGAAACAGCCACCAGACGCGGGCTGCCGAGAACAGCCCGTGGGCATCATAAACCACGACCTGATGACCGTCGCCGACGCCCATTGCACGCAAGCGGGACATGAATTTTTCGACCGGCGGCACCATGTGCGGCAGGTCCGAACGGTTATCGCTGATGTCGTCGATGTCGAAGAAACGCGCGCCGGGAATATGGGCTTGGGCGTATTCAGCCTTGGCATCACGGCCTTCGGCCGGCATGAACCAAGTGCCATCCAGAACCCGAAGGTCTGGGTCTTTCAGATGCTTGGCAAGCCAGCTGGTGGAAACGAGTGTTTTTGGGTCGTCTTGTGCCATCGGTGCCCCCGGTTTGCGGACGCCTTCTGACTAGCGTGCGGGGGCGTGAAGGGCAAGGGCGGGCACCGGGGTTGATGCCCGCCGACGTCTTATTTGCCCAACATTTTCTTGACCATGCCGACAATCGCCAGCAGCACGCCGCCACCGACACCGCCCGAGGCCACTTGTCCGATAATCGCGCCGATGTCGGCGCCGCCTGCGGCTGACGCCACACCACCAGCACCAAGCATGGACAGGATCTGACCGCCCAGACCACCGCCGAGGATGCCTGCGATGGAGTTGCCCAAGAGGCCGAGGTTGATGTTCTTGAACAGGCCGCCGGCGACATTGCCGCCCACGGCGCCAGCAATCAGGCTTATGAGTAGTTCCATTATGTGTCCCCCTTCCGTTTAAACACCTGAACAGGTTAGCGGGAGAGCTTCGAAAAATAAGGGGAAAAGGGCTTGGGCACTTCCCCTAGCCGTGTTCCTTGAGCAAGCGCTGTTTCTGGCGGTTCCAATCGCGCTTGGCCTGGGTTTCGCGCTTGTCATGGGCTTTCTTGCCCTTGGCGATCCCGATCTTCAGTTTGGCGATGCCCTTGTGGTTGAAGTAGAGAACCAATGGCACAAGCGTCATGCCTTTGCGCTGTGTCGCGTTCCACAGGTCGGCCAATTCCTTCTTGGAAACCAATAGTTTACGCTTGCGCTTTTCTTCATGCGCAAAGGTCTTGGCTTGCTCATAGGGCGCGATATAGGAGTTCACCAACCACAGTTCGCCATCGTCCACGCTGGCATAGCTTTCCGCGATATTCGCCCCACCTTCGCGCAGGGATTTTACCTCGGAACCCTCAAGGATGATGCCGCATTCCAGATCGTCTTCGATGGCATAGTCGAACCGGGCGCGGCGGTTTTCGGCCACGACCTTGTAGTTCGGGTTGTCCTTCGGTTTTGCCATCTCTGTTTACCTTGTGCGGCGCTGCGGAAGCACCAAGATAGACCCTGTGAGAGGGCGATGAAAGGGGGGGCAGTGCGAATCGGTGTTAAGCCCTTGGATTAACGGCATAAACCCCGGTCTGCATCGCGTCGGTATTCTGTCGGTATCGCGTCGGTATTCCGGCCGGTATCGGCTCAGGTTAACAGGCCGCGCGC comes from Roseovarius bejariae and encodes:
- the mbfA gene encoding iron exporter MbfA, which codes for MIPGVSSRRRFSDLSEQEILALAISSEEDDARIYRSYAERLRPDFPDTAKVFDGMAEEEDGHRQSLIDLHKARFGDVIPLIRREHVAGFYARRPVWLVENLGINRIRAEAEMMERDAEAFYLKAAQRTSDAATRKLLGDLAAAEAGHQDRAGELEHAHLDEEARDTEAEVSKRQFVLTWVQPGLAGLMDGSVSTLAPIFATAFATQDTWTTFLVGLAASVGAGISMGFTEAASDDGELSGRGSPLKRGFASGIMTTVGGLGHALPYLIPDFWTATIIAIFVVFVELWAIAWIQNKFMETPFFRAAFQVVLGGALVFAAGVLIGSG
- a CDS encoding TetR/AcrR family transcriptional regulator codes for the protein MTAESAEIKKGRKFEQVLNGAREVFMRDGFEGASVDDIAKVAGVSKATLYSYFPDKRLLFSEVAKAECNRQADGATAEIDIDAPVEVNLAAAARHLVGFFLSDFGSQVFRICVSEAHRFPDLGKRFYASGPALVRERMIPVLKSYADKGELEIEDYELAVNQFAELCKSDLFVRKLCGLQSDFSQEDVDRVIEGAVEMFVARYGTRSKT
- the sthA gene encoding Si-specific NAD(P)(+) transhydrogenase; this encodes MSHYDLIIIGSGPSGRAAAIQAGKLKRRVLVIDRKDRLGGVSVHTGTIPSKTLRETVLNLSGWRERSFYGQSYRVKDDIGAGDLKSRLHMTLDYEVDVLEHQFNRNHVDTLSGMARFVSPTEVEVDTDAGEVTKVSGDKFLIATGTKTYRPDNIPFNGTTIVDSDEFLELAQIPRSLIVVGAGVIGVEYATMFSALDVRVTLIEPRDSFLDFIDRRLIEEFTHQIRENGVDLRLGSAIEKVEDGGSHVEVSLANGRHVRSEMLLFAAGRMGATDKLDVAAAGLETDHRGRLEVNRKTYQTSVPHIYATGDVIGHPSLASTSLQQGRVAACHALDTPTLPESPWFPYGIYSVPEISTCGMSEEEMQERGIPYEVGIARFRETSRGHIMGLEHGMLKMLFSLKTRRVLGVQIVGEGATELIHIAQAVLNLKGTVDYFVQNTFNYPTLAEAYKIAGLDAFNRMPIPEEYKVKRDEGKAKKAKK
- a CDS encoding aromatic amino acid transaminase, whose amino-acid sequence is MFEHLKEQPKDKILALMQAYKDDPRDTKIDLGVGVYKNPQGVTPIMRAVKEAERRWWDEETTKAYTGLAGDPAFTDAMINLVLGNSVARDQFSAVATPGGTGAVRQAFELVRMANPEARVFVSDPTWPNHLSILKYLGMETIMYRYFDNASGGVNFGGMMEDLGQVRKGDVVLLHGCCHNPTGANLNMVEFKAVIDLMNEKGAIPMIDIAYQGFGDGLDEDAAATRAVAAGCPETLIAASCSKNFGIYRERTGLLMAVAQDKSMQAIAQGNLAYLNRQNYSFPPDHGARLVGIVLNDDDLRADWKAELEEVRKGMLSLRTQLADELQKLSGSDRFGFLAQHRGMFSRLGASPDQVEKLRADHGIYMVGDSRLNIAGLNKDTVPVLAKAVVEVGI
- a CDS encoding AEC family transporter, producing the protein MLDIFLQTLPFFLIIGLGYGAGRTGFFSEEATAWLTKFVFYFALSAMLFRFSANLSMSEVLDWRFVMAYLWGTAFVYGLATMVALLRRVSVEEAAIEAQCAVIGNVGFLGVPMLVLLMGQAAIGPVMMVLAVDLIVFGSLVVILITGSRDGRMSFGILRTVGIGLLKNPMIVSIVLGLAWSALNLPIPDPMNQFVSILGGAATPGALFAIGASLASKSAERPFVAGWLSFCKLVLHPAFVALSALILFPVAPYSAAVMVAAAALPVAGNVFILASHYGVAPQRVSASILISTTLAVATVSLIIGWVSGLY
- the fghA gene encoding S-formylglutathione hydrolase; the encoded protein is METVSENACFGGVQGVYTHKSEACSCDMTFGLFLPAEAKDGPVPVLWYLSGLTCTHENAMTKAAAQGWAAEQGIALCFPDTSPRGEGVANDEAYDLGQGAGFYVNATQDPWKPHFRMWDYIADELPRVLTANFAIDEDRQAITGHSMGGHGALTLAMSLPGRYTSVSAFSPISNPTASDWGRKQFSAYLGDNESQWAAHDASILMRERGFDGPVLVDTGTQDQFIDLLRPEALAAACAEKRQQATLRMQPGYDHSYFFVSSFMEDHISFHAEALYAG